One segment of Methylotuvimicrobium sp. KM2 DNA contains the following:
- a CDS encoding efflux RND transporter periplasmic adaptor subunit, which translates to MTNPFKKFATLLISLAIIAFTGALSFYWLSNKPRAVRAPVTTVAPLVEIITPQAIDYQTTVFALGNVIPAQNVNLNSRVDGMVISVSDQFIEGGLLKKDEEIVRLDPTDYELRVRRAQSDLTQARFNLKMELGQQAIAQREYQLLGQELDELAQELVQRKPHLEAAKASLNAAEAALEQAKLDLERTRTIAPFNAVVTARNANVGSWVSTFSTGTPLVQLVATDYYWIDVSLPLDKLRWITIPGFNGDQGSQVTISYERAWGADAFRIGAVKRLKAEVEAEGRMAKLLVEVEDPLSLKPANQNSPRMMLGTLVRAAITGKTLVDVLPVPETALHDGNRLWLMSEQDTLDIVKITPAWAEQGVVYLHASELPGQPRIIVSDLSTPVQGMRIRTNETDRSSSAR; encoded by the coding sequence ATGACTAATCCCTTCAAGAAATTCGCCACACTGCTGATTTCGCTGGCGATCATCGCATTTACCGGGGCATTGTCTTTTTATTGGCTAAGCAATAAGCCCCGCGCGGTCCGCGCCCCCGTTACGACCGTGGCGCCATTGGTCGAAATCATAACGCCGCAAGCCATCGATTATCAAACCACCGTTTTCGCGCTCGGCAATGTCATCCCGGCGCAAAACGTCAATCTTAATTCGCGTGTCGACGGCATGGTCATTTCGGTCAGCGATCAGTTCATCGAAGGCGGCTTATTGAAAAAAGACGAAGAAATCGTCCGTCTCGACCCTACCGACTACGAGTTACGCGTACGCAGAGCGCAAAGCGATCTCACCCAAGCCCGTTTCAACCTAAAAATGGAATTGGGCCAACAAGCCATCGCACAACGCGAATATCAATTGCTAGGCCAGGAATTGGACGAACTGGCTCAAGAGCTGGTCCAACGAAAACCCCATCTGGAAGCCGCCAAGGCATCGTTAAATGCCGCCGAAGCGGCGCTGGAACAAGCCAAGCTGGATCTCGAACGCACCCGTACGATCGCACCGTTCAACGCCGTCGTCACGGCCCGCAACGCCAATGTCGGTTCCTGGGTGTCGACTTTCTCGACCGGCACTCCGCTCGTGCAGTTGGTGGCAACCGATTATTATTGGATCGACGTATCGCTGCCGCTCGACAAATTACGTTGGATAACGATTCCCGGTTTCAACGGCGACCAGGGCTCGCAAGTCACGATCAGTTACGAAAGGGCTTGGGGGGCCGATGCATTCAGAATCGGCGCCGTGAAACGCCTGAAAGCGGAAGTCGAAGCCGAAGGCCGCATGGCTAAATTATTGGTTGAAGTGGAAGATCCGCTCAGCCTAAAGCCGGCTAACCAAAATTCACCTCGCATGATGCTAGGCACATTGGTTCGGGCGGCAATTACCGGCAAAACCCTCGTCGACGTACTTCCTGTGCCGGAAACCGCATTGCATGACGGCAACCGGCTCTGGCTAATGAGCGAACAAGACACACTGGACATCGTCAAAATAACCCCCGCCTGGGCCGAACAAGGCGTCGTTTACTTGCATGCCTCGGAACTACCCGGTCAGCCGCGCATCATCGTCAGCGATCTTTCCACACCGGTTCAAGGCATGCGAATTCGCACCAACGAAACCGACCGTTCTTCATCCGCTAGGTAA
- a CDS encoding 6-carboxytetrahydropterin synthase: MYTITKEVYFCYGHRLMNHPGKCRHLHGHSVKAAITIKQEHLNEQGMVCDFSDIKACVEDYINEHLDHNFLLHKNDPIIPYLTETQERFMALDEHPTAEVLSQMIYQHIKEQGFDVDQVTLWETASAHACYRES; the protein is encoded by the coding sequence ATGTATACGATTACTAAGGAAGTCTATTTTTGCTATGGGCATAGACTGATGAACCACCCAGGCAAGTGCCGTCATCTTCACGGACACAGCGTTAAGGCTGCTATCACGATTAAACAAGAACATCTTAACGAGCAAGGCATGGTTTGTGACTTTTCGGACATAAAAGCGTGTGTAGAAGACTATATCAACGAACATTTGGATCATAATTTTCTATTGCATAAAAACGACCCGATCATTCCGTACTTAACCGAAACCCAAGAGCGATTCATGGCTCTAGACGAGCATCCAACCGCGGAAGTATTGAGTCAAATGATTTATCAACATATTAAAGAACAAGGGTTCGATGTCGACCAAGTGACCTTATGGGAAACCGCAAGCGCTCATGCCTGTTATAGGGAATCCTGA
- a CDS encoding PilZ domain-containing protein: MNKHFIYSKLRANSLKAKTSTAIHGKTIYPIIKKRVDMLEYDEKRNYIRMSVDCELTYKLADASESHSGICTSISGSGVSFIADQSFDPGSAMEVNITPKNTITPPMTAYIEVVRTTKQDDGRYEIAAAIKSIKGH; this comes from the coding sequence ATGAACAAGCATTTTATTTATAGTAAACTTCGCGCAAACAGTCTGAAAGCAAAAACGAGCACTGCCATTCACGGAAAAACAATTTATCCAATTATAAAGAAGAGAGTTGACATGCTGGAATACGATGAAAAACGTAATTACATCCGAATGAGCGTCGATTGCGAACTCACCTACAAGTTAGCCGATGCAAGCGAAAGTCATTCCGGAATTTGCACATCCATTAGCGGTTCTGGTGTCTCCTTCATTGCGGATCAGTCCTTCGATCCCGGAAGCGCTATGGAGGTCAATATTACGCCCAAAAACACAATCACTCCGCCCATGACCGCCTATATCGAAGTTGTCAGAACGACAAAGCAAGATGATGGCCGCTACGAAATTGCCGCCGCAATCAAGAGCATCAAAGGCCATTAA
- a CDS encoding universal stress protein produces MIDLNVTPKKMLIAVDALQDSALLELAASLARSQGAQLTALFIEDINLFHLAGLPFATEVDRVTSAELKFDADRVGSASARRIQRIRQQLEELAKQSELTVSLTVVRGHYLAEAMAAAATMDLLLLDRPRGNRSLAIKKISVKKFSPPVWAIYDGTEGSERALKLAIDIAISQKSELNIILQRQSDNGIAEMEQQAKALLAGSNLASHFFIQSSRSYDSIMQYVLERGCSIVVLRADRSDPEASQSAASIFADRLGCPVLLVA; encoded by the coding sequence ATGATTGACCTTAACGTTACCCCAAAAAAAATGTTGATTGCTGTCGATGCTCTGCAAGACTCTGCCTTGTTGGAGTTGGCGGCAAGCCTGGCGAGGTCGCAAGGGGCACAACTAACAGCTTTGTTTATCGAAGACATTAATTTGTTTCATTTGGCGGGTCTTCCTTTTGCGACCGAAGTGGATAGAGTGACCAGTGCGGAGCTCAAGTTCGATGCCGACCGAGTCGGTTCGGCATCGGCCCGCCGGATCCAGCGAATTCGTCAACAGCTCGAGGAGTTGGCGAAACAATCCGAATTGACGGTATCATTGACAGTCGTTCGCGGTCACTATCTGGCCGAGGCGATGGCGGCAGCCGCTACCATGGATTTATTGCTTTTGGATAGACCGCGCGGTAATCGGTCGTTGGCGATTAAAAAGATTTCCGTTAAAAAGTTTAGTCCTCCGGTTTGGGCAATTTATGATGGTACGGAAGGATCGGAACGAGCGCTTAAATTGGCTATCGATATTGCCATATCGCAAAAATCGGAGCTCAATATTATTTTGCAGAGGCAATCCGATAACGGCATTGCCGAAATGGAGCAACAAGCCAAAGCTTTGCTTGCGGGTAGCAATCTCGCTTCTCATTTCTTTATTCAATCAAGTCGAAGTTACGACTCGATCATGCAATATGTTTTAGAGCGTGGTTGCAGTATCGTCGTGCTGCGCGCCGATAGATCCGATCCTGAGGCTTCACAAAGTGCGGCGTCGATATTTGCCGACCGGCTCGGTTGTCCGGTGTTATTAGTTGCATAA
- a CDS encoding DUF1249 domain-containing protein produces MSRIHPQNKAACLETICASNYRKLLSLIPNIRNLAQSAVGKASQKPDLQLEVLERSTHTLTVKLSHRFGQLPNDLWVPDVTVRVYLDAELVEVLRDHARSDVSRVYKDPGKISEILNYKWQLNYFLLKWLDHCLSINYQFTDRKATEVIA; encoded by the coding sequence ATGAGCAGGATTCATCCGCAAAACAAAGCGGCGTGCTTGGAAACCATCTGTGCTTCTAATTACCGAAAGTTGTTAAGCTTAATTCCGAACATCAGAAATCTGGCACAATCGGCGGTCGGAAAAGCCTCGCAAAAACCTGACCTGCAGCTTGAGGTTCTCGAACGCTCGACACACACGCTTACTGTAAAACTCAGCCATCGATTTGGTCAATTACCCAACGATCTATGGGTGCCGGATGTCACAGTACGCGTATATTTGGACGCGGAACTCGTCGAAGTATTGCGCGATCATGCCAGATCAGACGTCTCTCGCGTCTACAAAGACCCCGGCAAGATCTCTGAAATCTTAAATTATAAATGGCAATTAAATTATTTTTTGCTGAAATGGCTGGATCACTGCCTGAGCATTAATTATCAATTCACCGATCGAAAAGCCACTGAAGTTATAGCCTGA
- a CDS encoding CerR family C-terminal domain-containing protein: MPEPTAKPLKTRTRLIIAASRIFAEKGFQEATIAEICEQAQTNIASVNYHFRDKESLYLEAWRHAFLKDLEIYPSDGGVAPSASPEKRLAGRIRSLIARIADDDSHFFAIINKEMAQPTSLLPEILEKEINPQRQAMLELIAECLGPNADQRTIHFCHASIIGQCFHLLKIKHMQSHFPARRYNPELENPTAYADHVVHFSLAGIKALRDRLEPSLGDETCES; the protein is encoded by the coding sequence ATGCCCGAGCCTACAGCCAAACCGTTAAAAACTCGCACCCGCTTAATTATCGCGGCCAGCCGAATTTTTGCCGAAAAAGGCTTTCAAGAAGCAACGATTGCCGAAATCTGCGAACAAGCCCAAACTAATATTGCTTCGGTCAATTATCATTTTCGAGATAAGGAAAGTCTTTATCTCGAAGCCTGGCGCCATGCGTTTCTCAAGGACCTTGAAATTTATCCGTCGGATGGCGGCGTTGCGCCCAGTGCTTCCCCAGAAAAACGCCTAGCGGGTCGTATTCGCTCTTTGATCGCCCGCATCGCCGACGACGATTCGCATTTTTTCGCGATCATCAACAAAGAAATGGCGCAACCGACCTCGTTGCTGCCGGAAATTCTCGAAAAAGAAATCAATCCGCAGCGCCAAGCCATGCTTGAACTCATTGCCGAATGCTTGGGACCGAATGCGGATCAACGTACGATACATTTTTGTCATGCCAGCATCATCGGCCAATGCTTTCATCTTTTGAAAATCAAACACATGCAAAGCCACTTTCCGGCACGAAGATACAATCCGGAATTAGAGAACCCGACAGCCTACGCCGATCATGTCGTGCATTTTTCATTGGCCGGAATTAAAGCACTGCGCGACCGTCTCGAACCAAGCCTTGGAGACGAGACATGCGAGTCATAA
- a CDS encoding efflux RND transporter permease subunit: protein MQSQQDPSRTGPVAWMAGHSVAANLAMVVCIIGGLLFLNNIRQEVFPDFEIDSVSISVAYPGASPEEVERGIVLAIEDAVGGLDGIKQITSSAKENAGTVTVEALRGTDLQKFTQDIQKEVDRITTFPIDAEKPQITLIASKRRVISVALYGDAEDAVLHELAEQLRDQLLQDPGITQIDLEGVKPLEIAVEIPQDMLRRYRLSLGDIAQRIASASIDLPAGSVKTDSGEILIRIKERRDYGRQFSQLPIITTPDGSQIKLGDIARITDGFDESDYYATFNDKPAVMLQVYSVGEQTPIQVSETVRNHLDKIAPELPEGIFTDVRRDASEDYGQRIDLLLRNSAMGLSLVFILLALFLELRLAFWVMMGIPIAFLGSFLFLPSIGVTLNMISLFAFIIAIGIVVDDAIIIGENIYHYRQEGLSPLQAAIQGAREMAMPVTFSILTNIATFMPLLFIPGFTGKIFFMIPLVVITVFLLSLAESLFILPNHLGHLKPLKSQGIQAKIHHYQQRFSDGFRRWTLHRYGPFLESVLQHRYLTVTLAFSLLIAALAYAASGRMGMTLFPKVESDYAQVTLTMPFGTPFEKTEAIARHLSEAARRVASNVPNGDRLLKGQFTELGTIDRQQTLGSHLATVRTYLAPPEVRDDILSTEQFTRRWREEAGEIAGIEAILFESDAGGPSRGPAITVELNHRDIQVLERASRRLAQTLNAYPIVNDVDSGLTSGKEQLDFTLLPEGRSLGLTAQDVARQVRNAFFGAEVLRQQRGRNEIKIMVRLPENERMSLKNVESLMLRTPAGIEIPLTEAVQIERGRAYTEINRRNGRRNIQVKSGVTPRSRAGEIINDLKAAELPRLQEEFPGLQYSFQGSQAEMADNLSSLKISFVFALLAIYAMLAIPFRSYILPLIVIVSIPFGIIGAILGHLLMGYDLSILSMLGIVALSGIVVNDSLVLINYANEHRIGSAKTPLQVIKAAGIQRFRPILLTTLTTFFGLMPMILETSRQARMLIPMAISIGFGILFATLITLVLIPSLYLVAEDVRVLFHKLKIAFSAKD, encoded by the coding sequence ATGCAGTCACAACAAGACCCAAGCCGCACCGGCCCCGTTGCATGGATGGCAGGTCATTCGGTCGCGGCCAATCTCGCAATGGTCGTGTGCATCATCGGCGGACTACTGTTTTTAAACAATATCCGCCAAGAAGTATTCCCCGACTTTGAAATCGACAGCGTCAGTATCAGTGTCGCTTATCCCGGCGCTAGCCCGGAAGAGGTCGAACGCGGCATTGTCCTCGCGATCGAAGATGCGGTAGGCGGCTTGGACGGCATCAAACAAATCACTTCATCGGCAAAAGAAAACGCCGGCACGGTTACCGTCGAAGCGCTACGCGGTACCGACTTGCAAAAGTTTACACAAGACATTCAAAAAGAAGTCGACCGCATTACGACTTTTCCAATCGATGCCGAAAAACCGCAAATAACCTTGATCGCCAGCAAGCGCAGAGTAATCTCAGTTGCATTATACGGAGACGCGGAAGATGCCGTTTTACACGAATTGGCCGAACAACTCCGCGATCAACTATTGCAAGACCCGGGCATCACCCAAATCGATCTCGAAGGGGTCAAACCGCTCGAAATCGCGGTCGAAATTCCGCAAGACATGCTGAGGCGCTATCGTTTGTCGTTAGGCGACATCGCTCAACGCATCGCGTCGGCCAGCATCGACCTTCCGGCCGGCAGCGTCAAAACCGACAGCGGCGAAATTTTGATCCGCATCAAAGAACGCCGCGATTACGGGCGCCAATTCAGTCAACTGCCTATTATTACCACCCCAGACGGTAGCCAGATTAAACTCGGCGACATCGCTCGAATAACAGACGGCTTCGATGAAAGCGATTATTATGCGACTTTCAACGACAAGCCGGCCGTGATGCTGCAAGTCTATAGCGTCGGAGAACAAACGCCGATACAAGTCTCTGAAACGGTCCGTAACCATCTCGATAAAATTGCTCCCGAACTACCCGAAGGCATCTTCACCGACGTCCGGCGCGATGCCTCGGAAGACTACGGGCAAAGGATAGACCTCTTGTTGCGAAACAGTGCCATGGGTTTGTCGCTGGTATTTATCTTGCTGGCGTTGTTTCTTGAGCTACGTCTGGCATTTTGGGTCATGATGGGTATTCCTATTGCGTTTCTCGGGTCGTTTTTGTTCCTGCCCAGTATCGGCGTCACGCTGAACATGATTTCATTATTCGCATTTATCATCGCGATCGGCATTGTTGTCGACGATGCGATTATCATCGGCGAAAATATCTATCATTATCGACAAGAAGGCCTGTCTCCGCTGCAGGCGGCCATTCAAGGCGCCCGTGAAATGGCGATGCCGGTTACATTCAGCATCCTAACTAACATCGCAACCTTCATGCCGCTGCTGTTCATTCCCGGATTTACCGGCAAAATCTTTTTTATGATTCCGTTGGTCGTGATCACGGTTTTCTTGCTGTCCCTCGCCGAGAGCTTATTCATTCTGCCGAATCATCTCGGACACCTAAAACCATTGAAAAGCCAAGGTATTCAGGCCAAAATCCATCATTATCAACAACGTTTCAGCGATGGCTTTCGCCGCTGGACACTGCATCGATATGGCCCATTTCTCGAAAGCGTACTCCAGCATCGATATCTGACTGTCACATTGGCATTCTCACTATTGATTGCGGCATTGGCCTATGCCGCTAGCGGACGTATGGGCATGACCTTATTTCCGAAGGTCGAATCCGATTATGCACAAGTCACTTTAACGATGCCGTTTGGAACGCCGTTCGAAAAAACCGAGGCCATCGCCCGACACCTGTCGGAAGCGGCGCGGCGCGTTGCATCAAACGTTCCGAACGGGGACCGATTATTGAAAGGGCAATTTACCGAACTCGGCACAATCGACAGGCAACAGACGCTCGGCAGCCACTTGGCTACCGTGCGCACCTATCTTGCGCCACCCGAAGTGCGCGACGATATTCTTAGTACCGAGCAATTTACCCGGCGCTGGCGCGAAGAGGCTGGAGAAATTGCCGGCATCGAAGCGATTTTATTCGAATCGGACGCCGGCGGCCCCAGTAGGGGGCCGGCGATCACGGTCGAACTTAATCACCGCGACATACAAGTCCTGGAGCGAGCAAGCAGACGCCTTGCACAAACGCTTAACGCCTACCCTATTGTCAATGACGTCGACAGCGGCTTGACCAGCGGCAAGGAACAACTGGACTTTACGCTGCTGCCCGAAGGAAGAAGCTTGGGATTGACGGCGCAAGATGTTGCGAGGCAAGTCAGAAATGCGTTTTTCGGCGCCGAAGTGCTCCGTCAGCAACGCGGCCGTAATGAGATTAAAATCATGGTCAGGCTGCCCGAAAACGAGCGCATGTCGCTAAAAAACGTCGAAAGCCTAATGCTGCGTACGCCGGCAGGAATCGAAATTCCGCTTACCGAAGCCGTGCAAATCGAACGCGGCCGCGCCTACACCGAAATCAACCGCCGTAACGGCCGACGCAATATCCAAGTCAAATCGGGCGTCACGCCACGCAGCCGCGCGGGAGAAATCATTAACGACCTCAAAGCCGCCGAACTGCCGCGCCTGCAAGAAGAATTCCCGGGATTGCAATATAGTTTTCAAGGGAGTCAAGCCGAAATGGCCGATAATCTCAGCAGTCTCAAAATCAGTTTTGTCTTTGCACTGCTGGCGATCTACGCGATGTTAGCGATTCCATTTCGCAGCTACATTCTGCCGCTGATCGTCATCGTCAGCATTCCGTTCGGCATCATCGGGGCTATATTGGGGCATTTGTTGATGGGTTACGACCTGAGTATCCTTAGCATGCTGGGTATCGTCGCCCTATCCGGCATCGTCGTCAACGATTCGCTGGTATTGATTAATTACGCGAACGAACATCGCATCGGCAGCGCCAAAACACCTTTACAAGTCATCAAAGCCGCCGGAATTCAGCGCTTCAGGCCAATACTGTTAACCACGCTCACCACTTTTTTCGGCTTAATGCCGATGATACTGGAAACATCTAGACAAGCGCGAATGTTGATCCCGATGGCGATTTCAATCGGTTTCGGCATTTTGTTTGCGACCTTGATTACACTGGTACTGATTCCGTCGTTATATCTGGTTGCCGAAGACGTTAGGGTCTTGTTTCACAAATTGAAAATTGCATTTTCCGCCAAGGATTAG
- a CDS encoding tryptophan--tRNA ligase: protein MTKATVLTGITTTGTPHLGNYVGAIRPAIAASKDANVSPFYFLADYHALIKCQDPEKVRQSSLEIAATWLALGLDTSNAVFYRQSDVPEITELAWMLTCVTAKGLMNRAHAYKAAVAENEQGGENDPDKGITMGLFSYPILMAADILIFNAHKVPVGKDQIQHIEMARDIAGRFNHIYGEHFVIPDAVVTENAATLSGLDGRKMSKSYNNTIPLFEPEKKLRKLINKIKTNSLEPGEPKDPDGCTLFGIYQAFARPSEVDEVRKLYADGIAWGEMKKLLFEYINDHIAPARERYEALLQAPEHIENELQEGAKKARDISVPFMKQLREAVGISRIGV, encoded by the coding sequence ATGACAAAAGCAACCGTTTTAACCGGTATCACGACCACCGGTACTCCTCATTTGGGAAATTATGTAGGCGCGATTAGGCCGGCCATTGCTGCTAGTAAGGATGCAAACGTCAGTCCGTTTTATTTTTTGGCCGATTATCATGCCTTGATCAAATGCCAGGACCCGGAAAAAGTCAGACAGTCGAGTCTCGAAATTGCCGCGACTTGGTTGGCGCTCGGCCTGGATACCTCGAATGCGGTGTTTTACCGGCAATCCGATGTGCCGGAGATTACCGAGTTGGCCTGGATGTTGACGTGCGTAACGGCAAAAGGACTCATGAATAGGGCGCATGCTTACAAGGCAGCGGTTGCCGAAAACGAACAAGGCGGCGAAAACGATCCCGACAAAGGCATTACGATGGGTTTGTTTAGTTATCCGATTCTGATGGCGGCCGACATTTTGATATTCAATGCACACAAGGTACCTGTCGGAAAAGATCAAATTCAGCATATCGAAATGGCTCGGGATATCGCCGGGCGTTTCAATCATATTTATGGCGAACATTTTGTTATCCCGGATGCGGTTGTGACTGAAAATGCCGCGACTCTGTCCGGTTTGGACGGACGGAAAATGAGTAAAAGTTACAACAATACGATCCCGCTATTCGAACCCGAGAAAAAACTCAGAAAACTGATTAACAAAATCAAAACCAATTCACTTGAACCGGGCGAGCCGAAAGATCCCGATGGTTGCACTTTGTTTGGTATTTATCAGGCTTTTGCCCGGCCTTCGGAAGTCGATGAAGTTCGAAAACTCTATGCGGACGGTATTGCTTGGGGTGAAATGAAAAAGTTGTTGTTCGAATATATCAACGACCATATTGCCCCGGCCCGAGAGCGTTATGAAGCCTTATTACAGGCGCCTGAGCATATTGAAAACGAATTGCAGGAAGGCGCTAAAAAGGCCCGCGATATAAGCGTGCCTTTTATGAAGCAATTGCGAGAGGCGGTTGGGATTTCTCGTATTGGGGTTTAG
- a CDS encoding efflux transporter outer membrane subunit, whose protein sequence is MRVINSSILFIVAFLSACSIDIKEFNPPISVPETFSITGGESLQDRWWLNFNDPALNTLIDTALQQNLDLTAAFERLKQAEAEARKAGSELIPAVNATTNANRLIEDNANTGSLTFDNFSLGLIASYEVDLWGRIRAGTYAAEQEIKAAEQDIHTAAIALSAEIARVWYLLTEQKLQLDLLNEQIEVNKQYADLVEVRFRGGQATAADVFQQRQLLEGVVGDRYTVLANIEVLKNQLAVLTGQAPGTLDIVAGDHFPELAGLPETGLTSDLIQRRPDVKKAYYRLQAADLRIAAAVADRFPKLGLSASLDTSAPDLQAFFNNWMATLAGNLVLPLIDGGRRVAEVRRTEAATEEALNLYGQSVLQSLQEVENALAQETRQHERLNSLKEQLRYLNEANDNIRIRSAYGIFDFLRVLSTLNSLQAMQRTLIRAERELIDYRIQLYRSLAGGWPLTKPVSNRNDTHD, encoded by the coding sequence ATGCGAGTCATAAATTCTTCGATTTTATTCATCGTCGCTTTTCTCAGCGCATGCAGTATTGATATCAAAGAATTCAATCCGCCGATTTCAGTACCGGAAACGTTTTCGATTACCGGCGGCGAATCCCTTCAAGACCGCTGGTGGCTTAACTTTAACGATCCTGCGTTGAATACTCTGATCGATACGGCGCTTCAGCAAAACCTCGATCTCACCGCGGCATTCGAAAGGCTCAAACAAGCCGAAGCCGAAGCTCGCAAGGCAGGGTCCGAATTGATCCCCGCCGTTAATGCTACGACTAACGCAAATCGCCTCATCGAGGATAACGCCAATACCGGCTCGCTGACTTTCGACAACTTTTCGCTGGGCTTGATCGCCAGCTACGAAGTCGACCTATGGGGCCGAATCCGCGCCGGCACTTACGCGGCCGAACAGGAAATCAAAGCCGCCGAACAAGACATCCATACCGCCGCGATTGCCTTGTCGGCCGAAATAGCGCGCGTTTGGTATCTATTGACCGAACAAAAACTACAGCTCGACTTATTGAACGAACAAATCGAAGTCAATAAGCAATACGCGGACTTAGTCGAAGTCCGCTTCAGAGGCGGCCAAGCAACCGCCGCCGATGTATTCCAACAGCGGCAATTACTTGAAGGCGTAGTCGGCGACCGCTATACAGTGCTCGCGAATATCGAGGTATTAAAAAATCAATTGGCGGTCTTGACCGGACAAGCCCCCGGAACATTGGACATTGTTGCCGGCGATCATTTTCCCGAGCTCGCAGGCCTACCCGAAACCGGCTTGACCTCGGATTTGATACAACGACGCCCGGATGTCAAGAAGGCCTATTATCGCTTGCAAGCCGCCGATCTTCGTATTGCCGCGGCCGTGGCCGACCGCTTTCCGAAACTCGGCTTATCGGCCAGCCTCGATACCTCGGCTCCGGACTTACAAGCCTTCTTCAATAATTGGATGGCAACGTTGGCCGGCAATCTGGTGCTGCCCTTGATCGACGGCGGACGCCGGGTGGCGGAAGTCCGGCGCACCGAGGCTGCAACAGAAGAAGCACTGAACCTCTATGGTCAGAGCGTCTTGCAATCGTTGCAGGAAGTCGAAAACGCATTGGCACAAGAAACGCGCCAGCACGAGCGGCTAAATAGCCTCAAAGAACAGCTCCGCTATCTGAACGAAGCCAATGACAACATTCGCATCCGGTCCGCCTATGGGATTTTCGATTTTTTACGGGTGCTGTCGACATTGAACAGCTTACAAGCGATGCAGCGCACACTCATTCGCGCCGAACGCGAATTGATCGATTACAGAATTCAACTTTACCGGTCGCTTGCAGGCGGCTGGCCGCTTACCAAACCGGTTTCGAATAGGAACGATACCCATGACTAA